A genome region from Leifsonia sp. Root112D2 includes the following:
- the rsfS gene encoding ribosome silencing factor, which yields MTSSLRAREILAIAALAADDKGGEELVALDVSGPLPLADIFLLATGRNERNVMAIAAEIEDKLNETGVKTLRREGRAEGRWILLDFGDLVVHVFHEEDRMYYGLERLWKDCPVLPLELPVREGAE from the coding sequence ATCACTTCTTCACTGAGAGCACGCGAAATTCTCGCGATCGCCGCGTTGGCCGCCGACGACAAGGGCGGCGAAGAACTTGTCGCATTGGATGTCTCGGGCCCGCTTCCCCTGGCCGATATCTTTCTGCTCGCCACCGGTCGCAATGAGCGCAATGTGATGGCCATAGCCGCCGAGATCGAAGACAAACTCAACGAGACGGGCGTGAAGACGCTGCGTCGAGAGGGTCGCGCAGAAGGCCGCTGGATTCTGCTGGACTTCGGCGATCTCGTCGTGCATGTCTTCCACGAGGAGGATCGTATGTACTACGGGCTCGAACGACTCTGGAAGGACTGCCCGGTTCTTCCCCTCGAGCTTCCCGTGCGCGAGGGTGCCGAGTAA
- a CDS encoding MFS transporter — protein sequence MTTLQRRVLLVAILASFVAFLDGSVINVALPAISRELGGGLPLQQWVVDAYLVTLGALILVAGSLSDVFGRQRVLRVGLVWFGLASLLCAVAPTGVFLVAARALQGVAGALLVPSSLAIIISSFSGAAQAKAIGQWTAWTGVAFVAGPLVGGVFVDTLSWRYVFAINVVPIVATLWLMRGLRGQDVRTGGRIDYLGAILGAVGLGGAVFALIEQGQYGWAAPRVWIPLVIGLASLVAFVIVENRSAAPMLPFVIFRVHNFWVGNVATFLVYGALAFGPLIVTLYLQQVAGYPATAAGLALIPPTLVMLLLSSYFGGLAGRHGPRLFMALGPVVAACGFLTMMLMGRENVVYWTELLPGVLLFGLGLSMTVAPLTSAILGSISAAQAGIGSATNNAISRVAGLITVACAGVIVGEHLDHDGLVRALIATAALMVIGGLVSAIGIRNPRHE from the coding sequence GTGACAACTCTGCAGCGACGAGTTTTGCTCGTCGCAATACTCGCCTCGTTCGTGGCATTCCTCGACGGCTCGGTCATCAACGTCGCATTGCCGGCGATCTCTCGTGAGTTGGGCGGAGGCTTGCCGCTGCAGCAGTGGGTCGTCGACGCGTACCTCGTCACACTGGGCGCGCTTATTCTCGTTGCTGGTTCGCTTTCGGATGTCTTCGGTCGCCAACGCGTGTTGCGGGTCGGGCTCGTCTGGTTCGGGCTCGCCTCACTGCTGTGCGCGGTTGCCCCGACCGGGGTGTTTCTCGTTGCGGCTCGCGCGCTGCAGGGGGTGGCTGGCGCGCTGCTCGTTCCGAGTTCGCTTGCCATCATCATCTCGAGCTTCTCCGGCGCGGCCCAGGCCAAGGCGATAGGCCAGTGGACGGCATGGACCGGCGTCGCCTTCGTTGCTGGGCCGCTCGTGGGAGGGGTCTTCGTCGACACCCTCTCGTGGCGATACGTCTTCGCCATCAACGTCGTCCCCATCGTGGCCACGTTGTGGCTCATGCGAGGATTGCGCGGCCAGGATGTGCGCACGGGCGGGCGCATCGATTATCTGGGCGCGATACTCGGCGCGGTGGGCCTGGGTGGCGCGGTCTTTGCTCTGATCGAGCAGGGCCAGTACGGCTGGGCCGCCCCCCGGGTATGGATTCCGCTCGTCATAGGCCTTGCCTCCCTGGTGGCGTTCGTGATCGTCGAGAACCGATCCGCGGCGCCGATGTTGCCCTTTGTGATCTTTCGCGTGCACAATTTCTGGGTGGGCAACGTGGCGACGTTCCTCGTTTACGGCGCCCTGGCATTCGGGCCGCTCATCGTGACGCTGTACCTGCAGCAGGTGGCGGGGTACCCGGCAACGGCCGCCGGCCTCGCGTTGATTCCGCCGACGCTTGTGATGCTTCTGCTCTCCAGCTACTTTGGCGGCCTCGCCGGGCGGCACGGACCGCGCCTGTTCATGGCGCTCGGACCGGTTGTCGCGGCCTGCGGCTTTCTCACCATGATGCTTATGGGGAGGGAGAACGTCGTCTACTGGACCGAACTGCTGCCCGGCGTGCTTCTCTTCGGGCTGGGGCTCTCGATGACCGTGGCACCGCTGACATCCGCCATTCTGGGTTCGATCTCGGCTGCACAGGCGGGCATCGGTTCCGCCACCAACAACGCCATTTCCCGCGTTGCCGGGCTGATCACCGTGGCCTGTGCAGGGGTGATAGTCGGCGAGCACCTCGATCACGACGGCCTGGTGCGCGCGCTCATTGCGACGGCCGCCCTCATGGTGATCGGTGGGCTCGTCTCAGCGATAGGAATTCGCAACCCGCGCCACGAGTGA
- the rimK gene encoding 30S ribosomal protein S6--L-glutamate ligase, with protein sequence MKLAILSRAPQAYSTQRLRAAAVQRGHRVKVLDTLRFAIDLSGAEPDLQYRGKLLSDYDAVLPRIGSSITYFGTAVVRQFEQMDVYTPNTANGISNSRDKLRASQILSRHNIAMPATAFVHSRADVRLAIERVGGAPVVIKLLEGTQGIGVILAPEEKVAEAIIETLHSTKQNVLIQSFISESRGRDIRALVVGDRVVAAMRRVASGDEFRSNVHRGGTVEAVELTPEYEQAAVRSAQIMGLRIAGVDMLEGNDGPLVMEVNSSPGLEGIETATGLDVAGAVIDFIANQVAFPEIDVRQRLSVSTGYGVAELLVHGNADLVGKRMRDSGLGERDITVLTLHRGATVIPNPKGGVELEAGDRLLCFGKLEEMRSMIPERRRRRAKVRKLPREPIPGE encoded by the coding sequence ATCAAACTCGCCATCCTCTCGCGCGCCCCGCAGGCATACTCCACGCAGCGCCTGCGCGCGGCGGCGGTGCAACGTGGCCACCGCGTGAAGGTACTCGACACGCTTCGCTTCGCCATCGACCTCTCCGGTGCCGAACCCGATCTGCAATACCGAGGCAAGCTGCTCTCCGACTACGACGCGGTGCTGCCGCGCATCGGCAGTTCGATCACCTACTTCGGCACCGCTGTCGTGCGTCAGTTCGAGCAGATGGACGTCTACACGCCCAATACTGCGAACGGCATCAGCAACTCACGCGACAAGCTCCGCGCGAGCCAGATTCTCTCCCGTCACAACATCGCGATGCCTGCAACGGCATTCGTGCACAGCCGCGCCGATGTGCGGCTCGCAATCGAGCGGGTCGGCGGCGCACCCGTCGTCATCAAGCTCCTGGAGGGCACCCAGGGCATCGGCGTCATCCTCGCCCCGGAAGAGAAGGTCGCCGAGGCGATCATTGAGACCCTCCACTCCACGAAGCAGAACGTGCTCATCCAGAGCTTCATCTCCGAGAGCCGTGGCCGCGACATCCGTGCCCTGGTCGTCGGAGACCGGGTCGTGGCGGCGATGCGCCGTGTGGCCAGCGGTGACGAGTTCCGCTCGAACGTGCACCGCGGCGGCACCGTCGAAGCCGTCGAGCTGACCCCCGAATACGAGCAGGCGGCGGTGCGCTCTGCCCAAATCATGGGGCTGCGCATCGCGGGGGTCGACATGCTCGAGGGCAACGACGGGCCTCTCGTGATGGAGGTCAACTCCTCACCCGGGCTCGAGGGCATCGAGACCGCGACCGGGCTGGATGTCGCCGGGGCCGTGATCGACTTCATCGCCAATCAGGTGGCCTTTCCCGAGATCGACGTGCGTCAGCGCCTCAGCGTCTCCACCGGCTACGGTGTGGCGGAGTTGCTCGTGCACGGCAACGCCGACCTCGTCGGCAAGCGGATGCGGGACTCCGGTCTCGGGGAACGTGACATCACCGTTCTCACCCTGCATCGAGGCGCAACGGTCATTCCCAATCCGAAGGGCGGCGTCGAGCTGGAGGCCGGAGACCGGCTGCTCTGTTTCGGCAAGCTCGAAGAGATGCGCTCCATGATTCCCGAGCGGCGTCGACGGCGCGCAAAGGTGCGCAAGCTACCCAGGGAGCCGATACCTGGGGAATGA
- a CDS encoding ATP-dependent zinc protease family protein: MRDDSHSSTIVGWREWLSLPGIGVPWIKAKLDTGARSSALHAFDIEEMDGGDRVRFRVQPWQRSKEDTVIVECPVHDRRLVRSSSGHSQERIVVLVDVQLFGRTVTAETTLSNRDQMGFRMLIGREALRQGFIVHPGKSFLAGRAPREIRRRNRGREQLS, encoded by the coding sequence GTGAGAGACGACTCCCATTCAAGCACCATCGTCGGTTGGCGAGAATGGCTGAGCCTGCCCGGAATCGGTGTGCCCTGGATCAAGGCCAAACTCGACACGGGCGCTCGTAGCTCGGCACTGCACGCCTTCGACATCGAGGAGATGGATGGTGGCGATCGGGTGCGTTTTCGGGTGCAGCCGTGGCAGCGTTCGAAGGAAGACACCGTGATCGTCGAGTGCCCCGTGCATGATCGCCGTCTGGTGCGCAGTTCCTCGGGCCACAGCCAGGAGCGCATCGTCGTGCTCGTCGACGTGCAACTCTTCGGCCGAACCGTGACGGCCGAGACGACCCTGAGCAATCGCGATCAGATGGGTTTTCGTATGCTGATCGGGCGCGAGGCGTTGCGCCAGGGCTTTATCGTGCACCCCGGCAAGTCCTTTCTCGCCGGGCGTGCACCGCGTGAGATTCGGCGACGCAACCGCGGTCGCGAACAGCTGTCGTGA
- a CDS encoding IclR family transcriptional regulator, whose protein sequence is MSGKPAQSTGPEGQEGFGDDRSVAARLFAIIDAFSAPPAASLSLTAIAQRAALPLSTTHRMVAEWVAWGGLARQEDGRYSLGMRLWEVGVQTPTARNLRTIALPYLEDLYEATREHVHLAILDGHDALYVEKLSGHQAVHIISRVGGRLPLHATGVGLVLLAFAPQETIHAYLAAPLKRFLPGTVTSASQLRRRIAAIRAHGLAFMSEEMTAGSSSIAAPIRDRTGQVVAAVSIVTHTTARPDAAHEQAVRDAAQGVSRALGYRRSS, encoded by the coding sequence ATGTCAGGCAAGCCAGCACAGTCAACCGGGCCCGAAGGCCAGGAGGGGTTCGGCGATGACCGATCGGTCGCCGCGCGGCTCTTTGCGATCATCGATGCCTTCAGTGCGCCTCCGGCGGCATCTCTCTCGTTGACGGCGATCGCGCAGCGTGCCGCGCTGCCGTTGTCGACCACGCATCGAATGGTCGCCGAGTGGGTGGCCTGGGGAGGACTGGCGCGCCAGGAAGACGGCCGTTACAGTCTGGGGATGCGGCTCTGGGAGGTCGGCGTGCAGACTCCCACCGCGCGCAATCTGCGCACCATAGCGTTGCCGTACCTCGAAGACCTTTATGAGGCCACGCGTGAGCACGTGCACCTCGCCATTCTTGACGGGCACGACGCGTTGTACGTCGAGAAGCTCTCAGGCCATCAGGCCGTGCACATCATCTCGCGAGTCGGCGGTCGGCTGCCGCTGCACGCCACGGGCGTCGGACTCGTTTTGCTCGCGTTCGCTCCACAGGAGACGATCCATGCCTACCTGGCCGCGCCGCTCAAGCGTTTTCTGCCCGGCACCGTCACCTCTGCGTCGCAGCTGCGCAGACGCATCGCCGCGATACGGGCACACGGTTTGGCGTTCATGTCTGAGGAGATGACGGCGGGATCGAGTTCCATTGCCGCGCCGATTCGCGATAGAACGGGCCAGGTGGTGGCGGCGGTCTCGATCGTGACCCACACCACCGCTCGCCCGGATGCTGCGCACGAGCAGGCTGTGCGCGACGCGGCACAGGGAGTCAGCCGGGCACTGGGATACCGCAGGTCGAGCTGA
- a CDS encoding 4-hydroxybenzoate 3-monooxygenase, with the protein MSAETTRVAIIGAGPAGLLLGWALRRSGIDAIIVENRSVDYLLARVRAGVLEQGSVETLTRLGLGERLASEGMIHDGIYLQFAGERHHVDFNELIGRTVTVYGQQAVVRDLLEAHEADGSTIYFEATDVSVHDIESRSPRVTFGHEGEAHEITADFIVGADGFHGVCRPAIPAEAITMYDRSYPYAWLGILASVAPSTDELIYCLHEDGFAMHSMRSPQVSRLYLQVDPSESIDEWSDARIWDALQSRLGVPGWSLHAGEITEKSITPMRSFVASTLNHGSLFLAGDAGHIVPPTGAKGLNSAISDVTMLADALIAHYANDDTALTGYSDAALARQWRTQQFSQWMTQMLHRHPGDSHELQFDYRSQLGQLDYTTHSLHAMRSLAEQYTGLPLTTNGSTRGNIAL; encoded by the coding sequence ATGTCTGCCGAAACCACACGTGTCGCCATCATCGGCGCCGGACCGGCGGGACTTCTGCTCGGGTGGGCCCTACGTCGTTCCGGCATCGACGCGATCATCGTGGAGAATCGCTCCGTCGACTACCTCCTCGCCCGGGTGCGCGCGGGCGTGCTGGAGCAGGGCTCCGTCGAGACGCTCACTCGGCTCGGGCTCGGCGAACGCCTGGCATCCGAGGGCATGATTCACGACGGCATCTACCTGCAATTCGCCGGTGAGCGCCACCACGTCGATTTCAACGAACTCATCGGGCGCACCGTCACCGTCTACGGACAGCAGGCCGTCGTGCGTGACCTTCTCGAGGCGCACGAGGCCGATGGCAGTACCATCTACTTCGAGGCGACGGATGTATCGGTGCACGACATCGAGTCCCGCTCGCCCCGCGTCACCTTCGGCCACGAGGGCGAGGCGCACGAGATCACGGCAGACTTCATCGTCGGTGCCGACGGCTTCCACGGCGTGTGCCGCCCCGCCATACCGGCAGAGGCGATCACCATGTATGACCGCAGCTACCCGTACGCGTGGCTGGGCATTCTCGCATCCGTTGCCCCGTCGACCGATGAACTCATCTATTGCCTGCACGAAGACGGTTTCGCCATGCACTCCATGCGTTCGCCGCAGGTCTCGCGACTGTACCTGCAGGTGGATCCGAGCGAGTCGATCGACGAATGGTCGGACGCGCGCATCTGGGATGCTCTGCAGTCGCGGCTCGGCGTGCCCGGCTGGAGCCTGCACGCGGGTGAGATCACCGAGAAGTCGATCACGCCGATGCGCAGCTTCGTGGCGTCGACGCTCAACCACGGCAGTCTCTTCCTCGCCGGCGATGCCGGTCACATCGTGCCGCCCACCGGCGCCAAAGGGCTCAACTCGGCCATCTCCGATGTGACGATGCTGGCGGATGCGCTCATCGCCCACTACGCAAACGATGACACCGCACTCACCGGCTACAGCGACGCGGCGCTGGCCCGGCAATGGCGCACGCAGCAGTTCTCGCAATGGATGACGCAGATGCTGCACCGTCACCCCGGCGACAGCCACGAACTGCAGTTCGACTACCGCAGCCAGCTCGGCCAGCTCGATTACACGACACACTCGCTTCACGCCATGCGCTCGCTTGCCGAGCAATACACAGGATTGCCGTTGACCACAAACGGCAGCACGAGAGGAAACATCGCACTATGA
- the pcaH gene encoding protocatechuate 3,4-dioxygenase subunit beta, which yields MNLPSQEEISAEILAIEDEARRAVVAGGKPEVHPRRDYAPYRSSVLRHPTHELVRVDPEEVERESPAFGHTDVNVLESDLTIQHSGEPLGERITVSGRVLDGEGRAVRNQLIEIWQANSSGRYVHKRDQHPAPLDPNFTGVGRAITGDDGEYLFTTIKPGPYPWKNHTNAWRPAHIHFSLFGSAFTQRLITQMYFPGDPLFALDPIYQSITDPAARERLIGHYDHEQSAPEFSLGYVWDIVLTGPKSTWMESEEAHD from the coding sequence ATGAATCTGCCCAGCCAGGAGGAGATCAGCGCCGAGATTCTCGCCATCGAAGACGAGGCCAGACGGGCCGTCGTTGCCGGTGGTAAGCCGGAGGTGCACCCGCGGCGCGACTATGCGCCGTATCGCAGTTCCGTGCTGCGGCATCCGACCCACGAGCTTGTGCGGGTCGACCCGGAAGAGGTGGAAAGGGAATCGCCCGCGTTCGGCCACACCGATGTGAACGTTCTGGAAAGCGACCTCACCATTCAGCACTCCGGCGAGCCGCTGGGGGAGCGCATCACGGTCTCGGGGCGCGTTCTCGACGGTGAGGGGCGAGCCGTGCGCAACCAGCTCATCGAGATCTGGCAGGCGAACTCCAGCGGGCGTTATGTGCACAAGCGGGACCAGCATCCGGCGCCGCTCGACCCCAACTTCACCGGAGTGGGCCGCGCCATCACGGGCGATGACGGGGAGTACCTCTTCACCACCATCAAGCCCGGCCCGTACCCGTGGAAGAACCACACCAATGCGTGGCGACCGGCGCACATTCACTTCTCCCTGTTCGGCTCGGCCTTCACGCAGCGCCTGATCACCCAGATGTATTTTCCGGGTGACCCGCTGTTCGCCCTCGACCCGATCTACCAGTCGATCACCGACCCGGCCGCACGCGAACGCCTGATCGGGCACTACGACCACGAGCAGAGCGCGCCGGAGTTCTCGCTGGGGTACGTTTGGGACATCGTGCTGACGGGGCCGAAATCAACCTGGATGGAGAGCGAGGAAGCTCATGACTGA
- the pcaG gene encoding protocatechuate 3,4-dioxygenase subunit alpha codes for MTDTVSSKEFVQTPSQTVGPFFGYALPYEGGPNLIAAHLPQAIRFHGTVYDGAGEQVPDAIVEIWQANERGEIVREQGSLERDGYTFTGFGRTSVNLAGHFTFTTVKPGAVDGGAPYILVTIFARGLMHHLFTRAYFPEDAEAQGGDAVLSAVAADRRQTLVAVADGENSYRFDIRLQGDGETVFFDFDA; via the coding sequence ATGACTGACACCGTGTCGTCGAAGGAATTTGTGCAGACACCGTCGCAGACTGTTGGACCGTTCTTCGGCTACGCGCTGCCCTATGAGGGCGGCCCGAATCTCATCGCCGCGCATCTGCCGCAGGCCATTCGCTTTCACGGCACCGTATATGACGGTGCCGGGGAGCAGGTTCCGGATGCGATCGTCGAGATCTGGCAGGCCAACGAGCGTGGCGAGATCGTGCGCGAGCAGGGCAGCCTGGAGCGTGACGGATACACCTTCACGGGATTCGGTCGCACCTCGGTGAATCTCGCCGGTCACTTCACCTTTACCACAGTGAAGCCCGGCGCCGTCGATGGCGGCGCACCGTACATCCTCGTCACGATCTTCGCGCGCGGGCTCATGCATCACCTGTTCACGCGGGCGTATTTTCCCGAAGATGCCGAGGCCCAGGGCGGGGACGCTGTCTTGAGCGCGGTTGCCGCCGACCGGCGCCAGACACTCGTGGCCGTTGCCGATGGCGAGAACTCGTATCGCTTCGACATTCGGTTGCAGGGCGACGGTGAGACCGTGTTCTTCGATTTCGATGCCTGA
- a CDS encoding lyase family protein encodes MPDSTHIASAHAESTFGYSVGLLDPIVHGTDATRLTDDAAWLQALVDTELALTRALIRVGLVPEWMSEVVDRLDDPAWLGSSIDLAQIAAHSRAGGNPVIPLVKALGAAAEELHPGASDHIHVGATSQDIVDTATMLIVRGVAREVLGALSSLADSLAGLADTHRRTPMAGRTLGQQASPMSFGLVAAQWLDAVLTVRARLDHVNDELPAQLGGAVGTLSTLTDRVASRLPQKGPDTVIDEIVAGFAAELSLRAPSITWHTDRLAVTTVADALASVAGAVGAFALEVTVLARTEIAELSERLGAGEGGSSAMPHKRNPVTAFLIVSAARRAPGLLATLHGSLLSEDQRPSGAWHAEWPTLRDLESLTVAAAQAAASLADRLEVDTERMRANLEITDGLIYSERVSTILSEALGKRAAFELVEAASHEALDTHRPLQVVLSGRLATDGHDESLRALIWKAFEPDGALGQSDRMISRVLERHTRERTATP; translated from the coding sequence ATGCCTGATTCGACACATATCGCTTCGGCACACGCAGAATCGACGTTCGGCTACAGCGTCGGGCTGCTCGATCCGATCGTGCACGGTACGGATGCGACGCGGCTCACCGATGATGCAGCCTGGCTGCAGGCGCTGGTCGACACCGAGCTGGCGCTGACTCGGGCGCTGATCCGCGTGGGTCTTGTGCCGGAATGGATGTCGGAGGTCGTCGACCGGCTCGATGACCCGGCATGGCTGGGCTCCAGCATCGATCTGGCCCAGATCGCCGCGCATTCCCGCGCGGGCGGCAACCCGGTGATTCCCTTGGTGAAGGCGCTCGGCGCCGCCGCGGAGGAGTTGCACCCCGGCGCATCCGACCATATTCACGTCGGCGCTACCAGCCAGGACATCGTGGATACGGCAACGATGCTCATCGTCCGGGGCGTGGCCAGGGAGGTGTTGGGCGCGCTCTCGTCGCTCGCCGATTCGCTTGCGGGGCTTGCCGATACGCATCGCCGCACCCCGATGGCCGGCCGTACGCTCGGGCAGCAGGCCTCCCCGATGAGCTTCGGGCTCGTGGCCGCGCAGTGGCTGGATGCGGTGCTCACCGTGCGCGCGCGTCTCGACCACGTGAACGACGAGCTGCCCGCACAACTGGGCGGAGCGGTCGGCACGTTGTCGACGCTCACGGATCGGGTCGCTTCGCGACTGCCGCAGAAGGGCCCCGACACCGTCATCGATGAGATAGTTGCGGGCTTCGCCGCCGAACTCTCGCTGCGTGCGCCGAGCATCACCTGGCATACCGATCGACTTGCCGTGACCACCGTTGCCGACGCGCTGGCCTCCGTCGCGGGCGCCGTCGGTGCCTTCGCGCTCGAGGTGACCGTGTTGGCGCGTACCGAGATCGCGGAGCTCTCCGAACGACTGGGTGCGGGTGAGGGGGGCTCCTCCGCGATGCCGCACAAGCGCAATCCCGTCACAGCATTCCTCATCGTCTCCGCCGCACGGCGGGCCCCTGGGCTGCTGGCGACGCTGCACGGCAGCCTGCTTTCCGAGGATCAGCGCCCGAGCGGCGCCTGGCACGCCGAGTGGCCGACACTGCGCGATCTCGAAAGTCTCACCGTCGCGGCGGCGCAGGCGGCGGCATCCCTCGCCGATCGTCTCGAGGTCGACACCGAGCGCATGCGGGCGAACCTGGAGATCACCGACGGGCTCATCTACAGCGAACGGGTCAGCACGATTCTCAGCGAGGCGCTGGGCAAGCGCGCCGCATTCGAACTGGTGGAGGCGGCCTCCCACGAGGCCCTTGACACGCATCGCCCGTTGCAGGTTGTACTGTCTGGCCGTCTGGCCACCGATGGCCACGACGAGAGCTTGCGCGCGCTCATCTGGAAAGCGTTTGAGCCCGACGGCGCACTCGGCCAGAGTGACCGCATGATCTCCCGTGTGCTTGAACGGCACACCCGTGAAAGGACGGCAACCCCGTGA
- the pcaDC gene encoding bifunctional 3-oxoadipate enol-lactonase/4-carboxymuconolactone decarboxylase PcaDC translates to MSQPTIRCSIVPVHSGAADAQLLVLGPSLGTTSELWDGVIGLLSQNYRVLRFDLPGHGFSPAATESFTVGELADAVVGLVDSIGGGAFHYAGVSLGGAVGLQLALRHPERLLSLSALCTGAQIGEPDAWLARAAQVRASGTASVVASSAQRWFAPGFLERDPAAGGAALDRLLQIDDESYALCCEALADYDITAQLGQITARTLSVAGETDQATPPAKLRELAKGIATARYACIAGVAHLPMLERPRKVAALILEQAQSSFEGALAATATQTHAAGMTVRREVLGDAHVDRANAAITPETADFQDFITRYAWGEVWTRPGLDRRTRSFLTIAALVTGGHENELGMHVRAALTNGLTRAEISEALLHVAIYAGVPAANSAFAVAREVFAEIDSSSTTPASSTPTSSTPTSSTPSQEN, encoded by the coding sequence GTGAGCCAACCGACGATTCGCTGTTCCATTGTGCCCGTGCACAGCGGCGCGGCCGACGCGCAACTGCTCGTGCTCGGGCCCTCCCTGGGCACGACGAGCGAACTCTGGGACGGTGTCATCGGCCTGCTCTCGCAGAACTACCGGGTGCTGCGCTTCGACCTGCCCGGGCACGGCTTCAGCCCGGCGGCCACCGAATCGTTCACGGTGGGCGAGCTGGCGGATGCCGTGGTCGGCCTGGTCGACTCCATCGGCGGCGGCGCCTTTCACTACGCCGGGGTGTCTCTGGGCGGTGCCGTGGGGCTGCAGCTGGCGCTGCGGCATCCGGAGCGGTTGCTCAGCCTCAGCGCTCTGTGCACCGGAGCGCAGATCGGTGAACCGGATGCGTGGCTCGCCCGGGCGGCCCAGGTGCGTGCCAGCGGCACCGCATCCGTCGTCGCCTCCAGCGCTCAGCGTTGGTTCGCCCCCGGCTTTCTGGAAAGGGACCCCGCCGCCGGAGGGGCCGCCCTCGACAGGCTGCTGCAGATCGACGACGAGTCGTACGCGCTGTGCTGTGAGGCGCTGGCCGACTACGACATCACCGCTCAGCTGGGGCAGATCACTGCCCGCACGCTGAGCGTTGCCGGGGAGACAGACCAGGCGACGCCGCCCGCCAAGCTGCGTGAGCTGGCCAAGGGCATCGCCACCGCCCGCTATGCGTGCATCGCGGGCGTCGCTCATCTGCCGATGCTGGAGCGGCCGCGCAAGGTTGCGGCCCTCATTCTTGAGCAGGCGCAGTCAAGCTTCGAGGGGGCGCTTGCGGCAACCGCCACGCAGACCCACGCTGCGGGCATGACTGTGCGCCGCGAGGTGCTCGGTGACGCACACGTGGATCGGGCGAACGCGGCCATCACGCCCGAGACGGCCGATTTTCAGGACTTCATCACGCGCTATGCGTGGGGCGAGGTGTGGACTCGGCCCGGCCTAGACCGCCGCACGCGCAGTTTTCTCACCATTGCCGCACTGGTGACCGGTGGCCACGAGAACGAGCTCGGCATGCACGTGCGCGCCGCGCTGACGAACGGGCTTACCCGGGCGGAGATCAGCGAGGCACTGCTGCACGTGGCGATCTACGCCGGTGTTCCCGCCGCGAACTCGGCCTTCGCCGTCGCGCGTGAGGTCTTTGCCGAGATCGACTCATCATCCACGACACCGGCTTCTTCCACACCGACTTCATCCACCCCGACGTCATCCACACCGAGCCAGGAGAACTGA
- a CDS encoding CoA transferase subunit A yields the protein MDKSYASAAEAVADIADGSSLAVGGFGLVGVPIVLIRALLAQGTGDLEVVSNNCGVDGWGLGELLSEGRISRVIASYIGENKDFARRYLGGELEVELTPQGSLAERLRAGGAGIPAFFTASGVGTMVAEGGLPWRYGPGGEVAIESPVKETRTFTSLGSEKEYVLEQAIVTDYSLVRAAKGDRHGNLVFEKATRNFNPVAAMAGRITIAEVDELVEPGQLDPDEIHLPGIYVHRVVQLTAEQASDLPIEKVTTRPRPTGQRPTGQRPTGQEG from the coding sequence ATGGACAAGAGCTATGCCTCGGCCGCGGAGGCCGTCGCCGACATCGCCGACGGCTCATCGCTCGCGGTCGGAGGCTTCGGACTTGTGGGCGTTCCGATCGTGCTGATTCGTGCACTGCTTGCGCAGGGAACCGGCGACCTCGAGGTGGTGTCGAACAACTGCGGAGTAGACGGCTGGGGTCTCGGCGAGTTGCTCTCCGAGGGCCGCATCTCTCGCGTGATCGCCTCGTACATCGGCGAGAACAAGGACTTCGCCCGCCGCTATCTCGGCGGGGAGCTCGAGGTCGAGCTCACGCCGCAGGGCAGCCTCGCGGAGCGGCTGCGCGCCGGGGGAGCGGGAATTCCCGCCTTCTTCACGGCCAGTGGCGTCGGCACCATGGTTGCCGAGGGTGGGCTGCCCTGGCGATACGGTCCCGGCGGCGAGGTGGCCATTGAATCGCCGGTGAAGGAGACACGCACCTTCACCTCGCTCGGCAGCGAGAAGGAGTACGTGCTCGAGCAGGCCATCGTCACCGACTACTCGCTCGTGCGAGCCGCCAAAGGCGACCGCCATGGCAACCTCGTGTTCGAGAAGGCCACGCGTAACTTCAACCCGGTTGCAGCCATGGCCGGGCGCATCACCATCGCCGAGGTTGACGAACTGGTCGAGCCGGGTCAGCTCGACCCCGACGAGATTCACCTGCCGGGCATCTATGTGCACCGCGTGGTGCAGTTGACCGCCGAGCAGGCATCCGATCTGCCGATCGAGAAGGTCACCACGCGACCACGACCCACAGGACAGCGACCAACAGGACAGCGACCAACAGGACAGGAGGGCTGA